Genomic window (Streptosporangium brasiliense):
GTCCCGTTCCGCGCCTAGCGTCCCGATCAGCCGAGAGGACCGCCCCTTCCTGGCGACTCCCTCCGCGGCCGTCCGCCGGCGGTCCGGCCCCCACGGGGAGCCGTCCGTCGGCAGCCCGGCCCCCACGGGGACCGGACGCGGGCTTGTGACGTAACACGGCACCGTGAGGAGGACACATGGCGGAACGACTGAAAGCCAGGGGACTGCTCGGCGAACTGGCCGCCGAGTTCGCGGGCACGCTGATCCTGATCCTGTTCGGGGTGGGCGTCGTGGCGCAGGTCGTCGCGGCCGGCATCGGCGATCACGACAGCATCGCGTGGGCCTGGGGCCTGGGCGTCACCCTGGGCGTCTACGTGGCGGCCCGGATCAGCGGGGCGCACCTCAACCCGGCCGTCACGGTCGCGCTGGCGGCCTTCAAGGGCTTCCCCTGGCGCAAGGTCCTGCCCTACTCGCTGGCGCAGACCGCGGGCGCGTTCGTGGCGGCGCTGATCGTGCGGTGGAACTACTCCGAGGTGCTCACCGCGGCCGACCCCGGGCTCACCATCAAGACCCAGGGCGTCTTCTCCACCCTGCCCGGCAACGGGACCCTGCCCGTCGGCACCTGGGGCGCCTTCCGCGACCAGGTGATCGGCACCGCGATCCTGCTCCTGCTCATCCTCGCCGTCTCCGACGTGCGCAACTCGCCGCCGGCGGCGAACCTGGCGCCCTTCGTGGTCGGCCTGATCGTCGTGGCGATCGGCATGGCCTGGGGCACCAACGCCGGCTACGCCATCAACCCGGCCCGTGACTTCGGACCCCGCCTGGCCTCCTTCCTCACCGGCTACGGGACGGCCTGGCGCGATCAGTATGGCCAGCTCTACTTCTGGGTGCCTATCGTGGCACCGGTGATCGGCGGACTGATCGGCGCGGGACTCTACCAGGCCGTGGTGGCCCGCTTCCTGCCGCCCGCGGAGGAGCCCGAGGCGGGCCGGGTGCCGTCGCCGGCCGACTACGAGACCGCCTGAAAGCCGCCCCCCAGAGCAGATCCTTGAAGGAGACATCACTCCATGGCTGACTTCGTCGGAGCCGTCGACCAGGGAACCACGAGCACCCGTTTCATGATCTTCGATCACGGTGGCAACGAGATCGCCCGCTACCAGCTCGAACACGAGCAGATCCTGCCGCAGGCCGGCTGGGTGGAGCACAACCCGCTGGAGATCTGGGAGCGGACCCGGGCGGTGATCGAGACGACGATGGCCAGGGCCGACCTGACCGCCGCCGACCTGGTGGCGCTGGGCATCACCAACCAGCGCGAGACCACGGTGGTGTGGAACCGGGTCACCGGCCGGCCCTACTACAACGCCATCGTCTGGCAGGACACCCGCACCGACCGGATCGCCGCCGCGCTGGACCGCGACGGCCGGGGCGACGTCATCCGCCGCAAGGCCGGGCTGCCGCCGGCGACCTACTTCTCGGCCGGCAAGATCCAATGGATCCTGGAGAACGTCGAGGGGGTGCGCCGGGCCGCCGAGGACGGCGAGGCGATCTTCGGCAACACCGACACCTGGCTGCTGTGGAACTTCACCGGGGGGACCGACGGCGGCGTGCACGTCACCGACCCGACCAACGCCAGCCGCACCATGCTGATGAACCTGGAGACCCTCGACTGGGACGATGAACTGCTGTCCTTCTTCGGCATCCCCCGCCGGATGCTGCCGGCCATCAAACCCTCCTCCAACCCGGATCTGTACGGCACGACCAGGCGCACCGGCCCGCTGGGCGGAGAGGTCGCGATCTCCGGTGACCTCGGCGACCAGCAGGCGGCGACCGTGGGGCAGGTCTGCTTCGAGGTGGGGGAGGCCAAGAACACCTACGGCACCGGTAACTTCCTGCTGCTGAACACCGGTCATGAGCTGGTGCGGTCGAAGAACGGCCTGCTGACCACGGTCTGCTACCAGTTCGGCGCCGACCGACCGGTGTACGCGCTGGAGGGGTCGATCGCGGTGACCGGCTCGGCGGTGCAGTGGCTCCGTGACCAGCTCGGCATCATCTCCGGCGCGGCCGAGAGCGAGGCGCTGGCCCGGCAGGTCGACGACAACGGCGGGGTGTATTTCGTGCCGGCCTTCTCGGGGCTGTTCGCTCCCTACTGGCGTTCGGACGCGCGGGGCGCGATCGTCGGGCTGTCGCGGTTCAACACCAACGCCCACATCGCGCGGGCCACCCTGGAGGCGATCTGCTACCAGAGCCGCGACGTCGTCGAGGCGATGCGGCAGGATTCCGGCGTCGCCCTCGACGTCCTGCGGGTCGACGGCGGCGTCACCGCCAACGACCTGTGCATGCAGATCCAGGCCGACGTCCTGGGGGTGCCGGTGTCCAAGCCGGTCGTGGCCGAGACGACCGCGCTGGGCGCCGCCTACGCGGCGGGGCTGGCCGTCGGCTTCTGGAAGTCGACCGACGAGCTCAAGCAGAACTGGAACGAGGACCGGCGCTGGCAGCCGGAGTGGTCCGACGAGCAGCGGGCCGTCGGCTACGCCGGCTGGAAGAAGGCGGTCAACCGGACCCTCGACTGGGTCGACCTGTCCTGAGAAGGACGGGCCGGCCGGGCCCTGAGGAGAGGGGCGCGCGGCCCTGGGGTCACGACTTCAGGGCCGCGCGCGCACGGGCGGCCCGCACGGCGGAGGTGAGGGTGGCGATGTCGTAGGCGCCGTGGTGCCGCCGTCCGTTGATGAAGAACGTCGGCGTGCCCGACACGCCGCTCAGGTCGGCGGAGTCGATGTCCTCGGCGACCCGGCCGGCGCCGGCGTGGCCGCGGAGGCTGTCGCGGAACCGCTCGACGTCGAGGCCGAGCTCCTCGGCGTAGCGGATCAGGTCGCGGACCCGGAGGTCGTTCTGGTTGCC
Coding sequences:
- a CDS encoding MIP/aquaporin family protein; this translates as MAERLKARGLLGELAAEFAGTLILILFGVGVVAQVVAAGIGDHDSIAWAWGLGVTLGVYVAARISGAHLNPAVTVALAAFKGFPWRKVLPYSLAQTAGAFVAALIVRWNYSEVLTAADPGLTIKTQGVFSTLPGNGTLPVGTWGAFRDQVIGTAILLLLILAVSDVRNSPPAANLAPFVVGLIVVAIGMAWGTNAGYAINPARDFGPRLASFLTGYGTAWRDQYGQLYFWVPIVAPVIGGLIGAGLYQAVVARFLPPAEEPEAGRVPSPADYETA
- the glpK gene encoding glycerol kinase GlpK — encoded protein: MADFVGAVDQGTTSTRFMIFDHGGNEIARYQLEHEQILPQAGWVEHNPLEIWERTRAVIETTMARADLTAADLVALGITNQRETTVVWNRVTGRPYYNAIVWQDTRTDRIAAALDRDGRGDVIRRKAGLPPATYFSAGKIQWILENVEGVRRAAEDGEAIFGNTDTWLLWNFTGGTDGGVHVTDPTNASRTMLMNLETLDWDDELLSFFGIPRRMLPAIKPSSNPDLYGTTRRTGPLGGEVAISGDLGDQQAATVGQVCFEVGEAKNTYGTGNFLLLNTGHELVRSKNGLLTTVCYQFGADRPVYALEGSIAVTGSAVQWLRDQLGIISGAAESEALARQVDDNGGVYFVPAFSGLFAPYWRSDARGAIVGLSRFNTNAHIARATLEAICYQSRDVVEAMRQDSGVALDVLRVDGGVTANDLCMQIQADVLGVPVSKPVVAETTALGAAYAAGLAVGFWKSTDELKQNWNEDRRWQPEWSDEQRAVGYAGWKKAVNRTLDWVDLS